CTTGGGATCTCCACAAGGCTGAGGAACTAACATCAACCAAGGACATGACTGAAGAGCTACTCCTTTCCTCTGAGAGGTTGCAGAACTGACCCTAGTCCTACAATCCAAGTTGTAGATCGTAGTTGAGAACAAGGTTGAATGGCAATTCTTACACTGGTCCCCTTAGACAAGGTGTAGTTAGGGTCCAGGATGAGTAGCAGTATCTAGGGTCCAATCCTAAGCCAGAACTAGGTAGAAGGGCCACTCCAATAGAAGTTGGCATAGATCAAGGCCTCTACGGGTGGAGGtggtcttttttttctggtgtattagagtttgaactcagggcctcacacttgctaggcagacactctaccacttcaccaACTAGAGGGTGTCTTGTTGACTAAACCAGACAAGCAGAAATCTTGGCTTAGGGAGTCAGTAAGAACATGTGGCCCTTCAAGTAACTCTGCTCCCAGTGACTCCTACTGCTAAGTCAGAGGGCCCTGCAGGCAGCTTGCCTGTTTGTGGCAAATCTTCCTTGAAACCAGGGACTGCTCCAGGATTCCTGGGGAGAAACAGGCATGGGGTCAGGGCCCATCACAGACCTTACTTGGGAGAAGAGGCTGAGGAAAGGAAGATGTAGCTCTGCTATAGGATGCTAGAGTAGCCAGCATTGAGCCAATTGGGCTTGGATGAGGAGTGCATCCAAGCCCAATCAGGCAGGAGCTACTGGGCTGTATGGTGAGGTTGTTCAAACGTTACGGTTGCCACTTTCTAGCTGACTTACTTGGTCACCCCAGTCCTTACACTTAAGTCTTTCTAGACCTCTATTTCCTTCACCTGGAAAATGGGGGGATAACATTAGTACTTTCCCAGTGGGATTATGAGAAGCATTAGATGAGAAATTATATAAAGACCAGCCTAGAATATATGAAATGctcataaatgtttctttttttttataaatagcaCAAGATTCGATGTTATTTTCTTAATTGGAAGTGGTTGCTTTGGCCAGTGGATCCAGATTCACCCACTCCTTGTATAACCCACAACTCAGACCCTCAGCTGTTCAAAAACAAACgtatatatttaacatttacaCATATGTCTTAAAATTGCTTCAGAAGAGAGGAGTATTGCACACACAGTTTCCACCTTGTCCCCTTCCAACTCCTAGACATTTTTCCCTGATCACTGTGTCCTATAAGCGATTTCCTGTGTTAGTCACACAGAGACCCTGTCCAGCTGGTGCCCAGGCCTCCAGGTCTGGTTGGTCTGATGCCTTGAGGGTAGCAATAGGTTCccgaggtggggtggggggtggagtaCCTGGGTCCCATAGGATATCCTCATATGGGCTTAGAACTGGGCCTGAGGGCCGTCCTTGAGCCCCAGTCTGCTCCAACAGGGCTCTAAGCAAGCCCACTGTGAGAGGGGGCTCTGCTCCAGGTTCAGGAAATGGGGCAGGGGGTCCCACCTCATCTGGGAGGTGTGACTGCAGTAGAAGCAGGAGCTCATCTGGAGCGACTTCTGGTGGGCACAGGCGGCAAAGGAGAGGGAGGTGAGCATCAAGGCGGCGGTGCTGGGCAAACTCACCCAGTAGCAGTTTAAAGATTTCACTTCGAAGCAAGGGGCTGGAGGGGCCTAGGGCCAGGCCAGCCTCCAAAGCCCGCTCCCACTGCTCCTTTTGCACCAGCTGCTCCACAGCTTGCAACACAGCTTTGGGCCGCCCACTGCCCAGGAGCAGCTCTAGCTCCAGTGCCTCAGGCCTGTTCCCCTCCTCACCTAGAACTGCCAGGGCTCGGCGATAGAGGGGCAGCCCTGGGCTTCCAGCCCCCCAGCCTGGCCCGCCCTGCTGCTGTGCCAGTTCCACAAAGGGGGGCAGCCATCGAGGTTCTAGCCGGCATAAGCATTGGCATAGGAGTTCAAAAGGAGGCAGTATCCCATTGGGGGGGTCCTTTCCAGCTATTGTACCCCCTAGCACCTTCTTCCACACATCAGGGGGAGCTTGAGACCTCAGTCTGCCAGTCCCATCTGGCTGGAGCTGTAGGGCTCGAAGAGTGGCGCCCCAGGCTGCAGTAGGAAGGGCTTGGAAAACAGTGTTGAGCTGGGCCAGCTGGTCTCCAGTCAACTCAGTCCTCAGTAGACGTGCCACTTCATGCTCTGCCAGCTCAGTCCAGCCAGCCTCCTCATCATCCCCAGCTACCAGCTGGGCCTTGAGCTGCTCTAAACTCCGGTAATCCCGAAGTTCAGCTCTCAGTGTAGTCAACAGGGTAGATGGGGGCAAGTGGCCCTGGAGGATAGAGGCCAAGGTCTGAGGTGCCTGGAATGTGCTGTTGTGTctcagttcctctggagtgagctGGGCACCCCGCAGACTCCGCCGCTGGTAGTAACTGCAGGCCTCCTCAAACACCAGATCCTTGGCTGAGGGCAGCTCAAGGCCCTGGGGGACTTCCCAACCTACACAGAACAAACCCAAGGCTGAAAGCAAACAAAGACCCCCTTGGGTCTCCAGCTTTTCCTTGTCCATGCCAGGAGGTGGGGGTTCCAGCAAATGTACTCGGTCTGTACTTAGGACCTTCCTCTCCAGCAGCTGTCCACTGCCCATGTCCAGCAGTTCCAAGGTGGAGCCCAGCACACAGGCCAGAGTGCCCTGAAATATTCCTAGGGCTGCAGACCCCACAAGGCCTGCAGGTGCCTCTTGCAGAGTGCCCACCACTCGGTTACCACCATGGGACTGTACTAGGCTCACTGTGCCTCTGAAGTCAAGCAACAGCAGGCCCTGAGGAGTTGGGGCCCAGGTATGTATAGCCAATGGCTCCCTAGGGGACAGCAACCCAGGAAGACTTCGGAGCAGGGTTCGAAAGTCCCAGGTGTCTCCTTGTCTGGGATTCAGGCTTTTACTATGGGAGAGGCCAAGACATGGGGCAGCCACTATCACTTTGCCCTTGCTTGGGCTCCAGATGAGCAGAATGTGGGCCACACCAGGCCAAGTGGTGGCAGTGGGCACCAGGAAGAGGTCCTTGTGGGAGGCCATCATTTCAAAAGGGGGGCAGTGGTGCAGCAGGACGTGTGTGCGGCCCAGGCTGGTACCAGGCTCTCCACTTGCCTCTAACGTCCTGACGCACACGCAGTAGCTGAAAGCGGTTGCAGGTTGCCCTAACGGGTTCTCA
The sequence above is a segment of the Castor canadensis chromosome 7, mCasCan1.hap1v2, whole genome shotgun sequence genome. Coding sequences within it:
- the Hps6 gene encoding BLOC-2 complex member HPS6 isoform X2 codes for the protein MKRAGTLRLLSDLSNFSGAAQLRELLAGDPAVRVRCSPDGRHLLLLRRPGAPSQQLLVAVRGPGAELERAWPEGHPSPLDAFFLPWPARPALILVWESGLAEVWGAGMKPGWQLLQSTELCRGGGARVVAVAAPRGRLVWCEERQSGTENPLGQPATAFSYCVCVRTLEASGEPGTSLGRTHVLLHHCPPFEMMASHKDLFLVPTATTWPGVAHILLIWSPSKGKVIVAAPCLGLSHSKSLNPRQGDTWDFRTLLRSLPGLLSPREPLAIHTWAPTPQGLLLLDFRGTVSLVQSHGGNRVVGTLQEAPAGLVGSAALGIFQGTLACVLGSTLELLDMGSGQLLERKVLSTDRVHLLEPPPPGMDKEKLETQGGLCLLSALGLFCVGWEVPQGLELPSAKDLVFEEACSYYQRRSLRGAQLTPEELRHNSTFQAPQTLASILQGHLPPSTLLTTLRAELRDYRSLEQLKAQLVAGDDEEAGWTELAEHEVARLLRTELTGDQLAQLNTVFQALPTAAWGATLRALQLQPDGTGRLRSQAPPDVWKKVLGGTIAGKDPPNGILPPFELLCQCLCRLEPRWLPPFVELAQQQGGPGWGAGSPGLPLYRRALAVLGEEGNRPEALELELLLGSGRPKAVLQAVEQLVQKEQWERALEAGLALGPSSPLLRSEIFKLLLGEFAQHRRLDAHLPLLCRLCPPEVAPDELLLLLQSHLPDEVGPPAPFPEPGAEPPLTVGLLRALLEQTGAQGRPSGPVLSPYEDILWDPGTPPPTPPREPIATLKASDQPDLEAWAPAGQGLCVTNTGNRL
- the Hps6 gene encoding BLOC-2 complex member HPS6 isoform X1 — encoded protein: MKRAGTLRLLSDLSNFSGAAQLRELLAGDPAVRVRCSPDGRHLLLLRRPGAPSQQLLVAVRGPGAELERAWPEGHPSPLDAFFLPWPARPALILVWESGLAEVWGAGMKPGWQLLQSTELCRGGGARVVAVAAPRGRLVWCEERQSGTENPLGQPATAFSYCVCVRTLEASGEPGTSLGRTHVLLHHCPPFEMMASHKDLFLVPTATTWPGVAHILLIWSPSKGKVIVAAPCLGLSHSKSLNPRQGDTWDFRTLLRSLPGLLSPREPLAIHTWAPTPQGLLLLDFRGTVSLVQSHGGNRVVGTLQEAPAGLVGSAALGIFQGTLACVLGSTLELLDMGSGQLLERKVLSTDRVHLLEPPPPGMDKEKLETQGGLCLLSALGLFCVGWEVPQGLELPSAKDLVFEEACSYYQRRSLRGAQLTPEELRHNSTFQAPQTLASILQGHLPPSTLLTTLRAELRDYRSLEQLKAQLVAGDDEEAGWTELAEHEVARLLRTELTGDQLAQLNTVFQALPTAAWGATLRALQLQPDGTGRLRSQAPPDVWKKVLGGTIAGKDPPNGILPPFELLCQCLCRLEPRWLPPFVELAQQQGGPGWGAGSPGLPLYRRALAVLGEEGNRPEALELELLLGSGRPKAVLQAVEQLVQKEQWERALEAGLALGPSSPLLRSEIFKLLLGEFAQHRRLDAHLPLLCRLCPPEVAPDELLLLLQSHLPDEVGPPAPFPEPGAEPPLTVGLLRALLEQTGAQGRPSGPVLSPYEDILWDPVFFVCLWCGDGTQDLTHAGQVLYHSCLTQMSLNLNDIMLTEIKHKKPCIA